Below is a window of Gammaproteobacteria bacterium DNA.
AACAAGCGCCTGCAGCGTCCATGCCGGTACGTCGCCCAGCCAGGCCAGCAGGTGCTGCGCGATGTAGTTGGCGGTGCCGGAGGATTCCACCGCGTGACCCAGTGGCAGCAGGCCGGCCAGCAGGAACACGGTTTTCCAGCTTACGGCGCGATAGGCCTCGTCCATGGTCAGCACGCCAAAGATGATCATGCCGACGGCGCCGGTCATCAGCGCTATCGGCAGCAGCACATCGGTAAACACGACCAGGCCCAGCGAGATGGCAAAAAATGTCAGTGCCAGCGCGATCTTGTACGGGTGCTGTGGCTCGCGCGGATAGTCGGTGGTGACGATGACAAAGTCGCGGTCTTTTTCCAGCCGTCCCAGGTTGTCCCAGCGAGTGTGGCAAACGAGTGTATCGCCGGCTTCGAACGGAACGTCCTGCATTTTTTCGCGGATGGTGGTGCCGGCGCGGAAAATCGACAGCAGCGTCAGCCCATAGGTCAGACGCAGGCGCAGCTCGCGTACCGATTTACCCACCAGCTGCGAGTCGGGCGGGATGACGATCTCGGCGATGCCGGCAATCGAGCGCGCCAGCAGGTGGCGGAACTCGCGCAGCTTTGGCCGCAGGATTAGCCCGCCGGCATTGACGAAGGCGCGCAGCTCTTTTGGCGGCGCGATTATCGCCAGCGTTGCCGGCGCGGCAATCGGCGCCTCGATGGGCGGCGCTACCAGCACTTTGCCGGCGTAACGCGAGGCGACAATTTTCACCTCAAACTCGCGTTGCACCATTTTGATGTCTTTACCGACAAACGGACTGCCGGACGGCACCTCGACCTCGCGTACGGCGGCATCCATGCCGTAGATACGCCGCAGGTAGCGCACCGTGCCGGCGCCGCGCGCGTGTGCTTTCTCACCACGCGGCAGCAGCCAGTGACCGAACACCAGGAAATACACCAGCCCGGCGGCCACCAGCGCAATACCGACCGGCGCGACGGCAAACAGGCCAAGGTGTTCCATCTGCTGTGACACCGGCAGCGCCTTGTTGGCGTTGTCGAGCAGGTCGTTGAGCATGATCAGCGGGCTGGAGCCAACCATGGTCATGGTGCCGCCGAGGATGGCGCAAAAACCCATCGGCATGACCAGCCGCGACATTGGCAGGCCGGTCTTCATGGAAATCTTTGCGACCACCGGCAAAAACAGTGCGGTGGCGCCGATGTTCTGCATGAACGAAGAGATCACCGCGACGGTGCCCGACACCAGCGAGACAATCTTTTTTTCCGTGCGCCCGCCGTAACGCAGGATGGCCCACGCCACCCGCTCCATCACGCCGGTCTTGTCCAGCCCGCCGCCGATGATCATCACCGCGATGATGGACACCACCGCGTTGCTGGAAAGTCCGGAAAACAGAATGTCGGGGCTGAGCAGCCCCTCGAACGCCGGGAAGTAGATCAGCAGCCCCAGCAGTGTCATCACCAGGAGCGCCGCCACGTCCACCCGCACCAGCTCGGTGACAAAAAGAAATACCGCCAGCACGACGATCGCCAGCACGATCGTCATCTCGGTCGTCAGTAGCGGCAGCGGATCCATCGAGCCCCTTACCCGGGTTTATTCTTGACTCGAACCTAAGTACGAGGGCTGCCATTTTACACACATGGAGAGCCGGCTGATTGCCTGCCAGGCAGCGGCATTCAGTCCGGCCAGTCAACAGGATCACCATGGCCTCGGGCGCGGCGGTAATGGTCTCGAGCGCGCCCAGGAAATCATCCAGGAATAAGTGGCCTGATCCGGGCCGCCGTTCTTCGTACCAGACAGCCATGCACGCACGGCTAGAGCTTGCCCCTGATCCTCCGTACGGCAACTTCGACCGGCGTGCCCCGCTCTCCGTCGAGCTCATAACGGGCCAGCCGCTGCTTCACTTCGGCAAGTTGCCCGGGTTCTATGCGGGGAAAAAGTCGATCGGTTTTGTGGTGGTGGTGACGGCGACGTCGCGGGCGCCGAAGTCGAACAGTCGGATACGACGCAGCAGCTTTGCTTCCAGCTCGGGCGCCGCCAGCTCGCTGGAAACAATCTGTACCTCGGTGACGGCGCCGGACGGCGCAATGGTCAGCGTGAGTACTACTTTACCTTCCAGCGTAGGGTCGCTGCGCAGCGCGCGGCGATACAGCGCATAGATCGCTGCCTTGTTCTTGTCGAATACCTGCTCAATTTCCTCGCGGCTGCGCCCGCCAACACCGGAATCGCTTCCCTTGCGCTGGTTACTGGCACGCGCGGTGCGTGTCGGTTGCTGCGTGGTCACGCGGGTGGTCTGACGCTCGGCCAGCCCGCCGCCGCCGGTGGCGCGGCTCATCGCTGAAGTATTTATACCGGCACTGGCGGTGCCTTTGGCGGTTGTCACCAGTGCCCGTTGTGCGGTTCCGCTGCCGGTCGCCGCAACCTGGGTGTCCGTACTGAGCGAATCGCCGGGTGTCGCGTCACGCAAGTCGGCCAGCTGGTCGGCAAATGCCATGACGCCGGCGCTGGCGGCGCGTTCTCGTGCTGCTACACGCGCATCGGGCTGCGGCTCGGGGTCAGGTCGGACGGTTTCGACCACCGGCGCTTTTGGTTTCGGCAGCTTGACTTCCACCTTGCGCTCGACCGGTTTTTCCGGTTTTGGCGGCAGCTTCACTTCTTCCTGTTTCGGTACCGGTTTTGGCTCCAGCAGCAGCTTTGCCATGCGCTTCGGCAACTCCGGTGGCGTCAGGCTGGCGCGATCCGGTAGCGGCAACGCGGCAAGAACAATACTCAACACCAGGGTAATGCCCAGCGTCCAGCTCAGTATTCTGCGAAAGCGCCGGTTTTCCTCGGCGACCAGTTCCCACGGCAATGCGTAGCTGCGTGAGTACATCAGCTACCCACCGCGTCCGGCGCGCGCTGCATTACCGCCAGCGAAACGCGTTCAAAATCGGCCATGGCACAGGTGCTCATGACTTTTTTCAGCACACGGTATGACAACGCCTTGTCACCCATGATCGTGATTTCAGTCTGCGCAGCATCAGCTTCCGGACGTTTCTCGGCCAGCAACGCGCCGCGCAACGGTTCCAGCACGGTATTTTTACTTGCCAGCGCATCGGCGACCGACAACACCGCGTTGCCCTCGACCAGTATCTGTTCAGCCGTTATTTTTACTACTAAGGTTTGCCGCGGCTGGGTCTGCGCGATCGACTCGGGCATATCGACGCCCTTGGTGCTCGGCAGCGTCTGCACTTCGCTGGAATTGACCAGCAAAAAGAACACCAGGATGGTGAAGATATCCATCAGCGAGACCAGGTTCAGGCCGACACTCTTGCCACGGCGTTGCTGGCGTTCGTTCATGCGTCGGGCACGTGGTGACATTGCTGCCATGACTAGTCTCCTGCCGCTGCCACGGTCGGCGCCGGCGGTGCGTCGCCAATGGAGATTGCCGGAAACAGCTCGGCAAATACGGTTGCGCCGCCGTCTTTCACCGCGACGGCGCGCACCACGTCCATCACGTCGACGATCTGTTCGTAGACGACATCCGGCTCGAGCAGCAGTGTGGCCGATGTCTCATCGGGGAAGCGCTGCTTGATGCGCTGCATGTAGTCGGAAACCGCTTTCAGGTCCGGTCGGCCGTCGACATGCGGCAGACTGGCCAGCGGACCACTCTGGCGATCGTTGAGATCGATGCGATTGCCGCGCAGGACAACTTCGAGTGCAAACATCGGCGGCTCGTCACCGGCCACGCCATCTGCCGGGAGGTTCAGCTCCAGTATCGCCATGCGGGAGAACACGGCGGTAATCAGCAGGAACGGCACCAGCACCACCATCAGGTTCATGAAGGCGGTGATGTTCAGTTCGGCCGGGTCTTTGCTGCGCAGGCTGCGCCAGCGACGTCTCACGCGGCGGCCGCCTTCTTCTCGTTAATTACCGTGACGGTGTTGAGAAATTTCACCGCAGCCATTTCCAGGCTGTCGACCAGTTCAGTGGTCTTTGTCTGCAGCACGGCGTGCAGCAGCAGCAACGGTATAGCCGCCATCAGGCCGAACGCGGTGGTGTTCATCGCCACCGAGATACTGGCGCTGAGCATGTCGGCTTTTTCCGCCGGGCTGGCGGCAGCCACTGCGGTAAACGCACGGATCAGACCAATAATCGTACCGAGCAGACCCAGCAGCGTGGCCAGGTTGGCAAACGTCGCCAGGTAATGGGTGCGTTTTTCCAGCCGCGGCATCACGTCCAGCATGCTCTCCTCCATCGCTTTTTCCACGTCATCACGACGGCGCGCCGTCTTGATACGCTCGAAACCGTAGTTGAGCACGTTACCGATGGCCGTTTTCGAATCGGCCGCCACCGTGGCCGCTTCGGCCAGCCGGCCGCTTTGCAGCAGTGGCGTAATTTTCTTCCAGGTGCGGCGGCTGTTGACGCCAGCGACACTCAGGTACATGAAACGCTCCAGCGCAATCGCGGCGCCAATGGCCAGTACGATGACAATGGGGTACATAAATACCCCGCCTTCCTGGAAGAAGCGGACTATCGCGTCATAAGCTTCCATCATTCACTCTCCCGTTTTGCAACAAACAGTTGCTGGTAAAAATCCTGTTGCCGCCGGAACACGTCCGGATCCAGCGGCGTAAGTAAAGCGTCGACCAGGCTCTTGTCCGGGCGGCCGCCAAGGCCCGCCGGCAGCGCTTTCTTCCACGGCACGACCGCCATCACGCTGGGCAGCTCCTTGCTGGCCTTGATGGTGGTGGTATCGAGTTCGACATGCGCTGACGCCTGCTCGGCTTGTTCGCTGTCCTCGGCCTGGGCGAAACCGGCGCCTAACAACAGCGTGATAAGAAAAAGGTGTTTCATCGGTTGCGTGCCTCCCGCACCGCGACGCGGCGTTCCAGCTCGACGATCCAGCGCTGCACCTGCTCATCGGTGGAGTCGAGCTCGATAAAGCGCTGGTAGTGCTCCAACGCCTTGTCCGGCTGACCCAGGTACAGGTCGTACAGCACGCCGATATTGCGATGCGCACTGGCATAGCCACTGTCGGCATCAAGCGCGTTTTGATATGCCGTTTCTGCCGCGCTCAGGCGCCCGGCACGCCGGTGCAGCACGCCCAGCTCGTTATGCGCCGCGGCAAGTTTCGGGTTCAAAGCGATTGCCTGTTCCAGTGCCTGCACTGCCTCCGCCTCGCGTTCGAGGTTCGACAGCACGATACCCAGATTCGCCCACACCCCGGCGTGATCCGGCTCACGGTCGTTGATACTTACCAATAATCCCTCGGCGCGCTGGTAGTTATCAGCCTGCATCGCCTGCAGGGCCTGACCGAAACGTTCGTCGGGCGTGCCGCTGCCGGTGGTGGCACAGCCGCTCAATACGGCACTGCATACCAGCGCTGCTGCGCTAATCGATCTGGCTGACAAGCGATTCACGTTGTTCCATCCTGTTGTAACGCGCCGGCATCAGCTCGGCGAGGCGGGTAAAACTGCGTGCCACCCACTCGTTGTAAACGAGCTTTGCGGCGCGCGCGGTATTGATCTGGTGTAATTCAATCGCCTTTTCTTCAAAGGGAAACGCCTGCTCTTCCAGCAGGAACTCGTACTCTTCCAGCGCCAGCTCGTCGAGCTGGGGCCGTTGTGAATCCATCAGCGCCTTGCCAAAGCCGCGGTACAGCTCGGCGATGTGAAAGGTGGCGGCCGAACTGGTGTCGTCGATACCGTAGTCAGCGATACGCTCGAACGCCGCGCGCGCCTGTTCCAGTGCTTTTTTCTTTACCGGCAGGCTGCCTTGCAATGGCAGCGTGAGGTTCAGCGTTGCGTAGTAATCAGCCAGCGGTTCTGCCAGCGCCAGCGCGGCGCGTGCTGCCATTGTGCGGCTGTAATCACTGCGCGCGGCGCCGGCTGCCGCATCGGCGGCAACAATCTG
It encodes the following:
- a CDS encoding MotA/TolQ/ExbB proton channel family protein codes for the protein MEAYDAIVRFFQEGGVFMYPIVIVLAIGAAIALERFMYLSVAGVNSRRTWKKITPLLQSGRLAEAATVAADSKTAIGNVLNYGFERIKTARRRDDVEKAMEESMLDVMPRLEKRTHYLATFANLATLLGLLGTIIGLIRAFTAVAAASPAEKADMLSASISVAMNTTAFGLMAAIPLLLLHAVLQTKTTELVDSLEMAAVKFLNTVTVINEKKAAAA
- a CDS encoding biopolymer transporter ExbD; its protein translation is MNERQQRRGKSVGLNLVSLMDIFTILVFFLLVNSSEVQTLPSTKGVDMPESIAQTQPRQTLVVKITAEQILVEGNAVLSVADALASKNTVLEPLRGALLAEKRPEADAAQTEITIMGDKALSYRVLKKVMSTCAMADFERVSLAVMQRAPDAVGS
- a CDS encoding SLC13 family permease, which gives rise to MDPLPLLTTEMTIVLAIVVLAVFLFVTELVRVDVAALLVMTLLGLLIYFPAFEGLLSPDILFSGLSSNAVVSIIAVMIIGGGLDKTGVMERVAWAILRYGGRTEKKIVSLVSGTVAVISSFMQNIGATALFLPVVAKISMKTGLPMSRLVMPMGFCAILGGTMTMVGSSPLIMLNDLLDNANKALPVSQQMEHLGLFAVAPVGIALVAAGLVYFLVFGHWLLPRGEKAHARGAGTVRYLRRIYGMDAAVREVEVPSGSPFVGKDIKMVQREFEVKIVASRYAGKVLVAPPIEAPIAAPATLAIIAPPKELRAFVNAGGLILRPKLREFRHLLARSIAGIAEIVIPPDSQLVGKSVRELRLRLTYGLTLLSIFRAGTTIREKMQDVPFEAGDTLVCHTRWDNLGRLEKDRDFVIVTTDYPREPQHPYKIALALTFFAISLGLVVFTDVLLPIALMTGAVGMIIFGVLTMDEAYRAVSWKTVFLLAGLLPLGHAVESSGTANYIAQHLLAWLGDVPAWTLQALVAVLGAVFSLVMSNVGATVLLVPLAINLALASGADPAMFALTVAVSTSNSFIIPTHQVNALIMGPGDYKVAHFIRAGTIMTGIFLVVSLIALNLAF
- a CDS encoding AgmX/PglI C-terminal domain-containing protein, producing MYSRSYALPWELVAEENRRFRRILSWTLGITLVLSIVLAALPLPDRASLTPPELPKRMAKLLLEPKPVPKQEEVKLPPKPEKPVERKVEVKLPKPKAPVVETVRPDPEPQPDARVAARERAASAGVMAFADQLADLRDATPGDSLSTDTQVAATGSGTAQRALVTTAKGTASAGINTSAMSRATGGGGLAERQTTRVTTQQPTRTARASNQRKGSDSGVGGRSREEIEQVFDKNKAAIYALYRRALRSDPTLEGKVVLTLTIAPSGAVTEVQIVSSELAAPELEAKLLRRIRLFDFGARDVAVTTTTKPIDFFPA
- a CDS encoding biopolymer transporter ExbD; amino-acid sequence: MNLMVVLVPFLLITAVFSRMAILELNLPADGVAGDEPPMFALEVVLRGNRIDLNDRQSGPLASLPHVDGRPDLKAVSDYMQRIKQRFPDETSATLLLEPDVVYEQIVDVMDVVRAVAVKDGGATVFAELFPAISIGDAPPAPTVAAAGD
- a CDS encoding tetratricopeptide repeat protein — encoded protein: MNRLSARSISAAALVCSAVLSGCATTGSGTPDERFGQALQAMQADNYQRAEGLLVSINDREPDHAGVWANLGIVLSNLEREAEAVQALEQAIALNPKLAAAHNELGVLHRRAGRLSAAETAYQNALDADSGYASAHRNIGVLYDLYLGQPDKALEHYQRFIELDSTDEQVQRWIVELERRVAVREARNR